One part of the Quercus lobata isolate SW786 chromosome 7, ValleyOak3.0 Primary Assembly, whole genome shotgun sequence genome encodes these proteins:
- the LOC115952714 gene encoding 60S ribosomal protein L4 yields MAAAVAAVRPLVTVQSLEGDMATDTITTVALPDVMKASIRPDIVNFVHAQISNNKRQPYAVSKKAGHQTSAESWGTGRAVSRIPRVPGGGTHRAGQGAFGNMCRGGRMFAPTKIWRRWHRRVNVNQKRYAIVSAIAASAIPSLVQARGHRIESVPEFPLVISDSAESLEKTSAALKALKQIGAAPDADKAKESHSIRPGKGKMRNRRYINRKGPLLVYGSEGAKLVKAFRNIPGIDIVNVERLNLLKLAPGGHLGRFVIWTKSAFEKLDSIYGSFDKASEKKKGYVLPRSKMLNADLARIINSDEVQSVVKPIKKEVKKAPLKKNPLKNLNAMLKLNPYAKTARRMSLLAEADRVKAKKEKLEKKRSPITKEEASAIKTAGKAWYQTMISDSDYTEFEVFTKWLGVSQ; encoded by the coding sequence ATGGCCGCCGCAGTAGCCGCCGTGCGCCCCCTTGTCACTGTCCAATCCCTCGAAGGTGACATGGCCACCGATACCATCACCACCGTCGCTCTGCCCGATGTCATGAAAGCCTCCATCAGACCCGACATCGTCAACTTCGTCCACGCCCAGATCTCCAACAACAAGCGCCAGCCCTACGCCGTGTCCAAGAAGGCCGGACACCAGACCTCCGCCGAGTCCTGGGGTACCGGACGCGCCGTGTCCCGTATTCCCCGTGTCCCCGGCGGTGGTACCCACCGTGCCGGTCAGGGAGCTTTCGGAAACATGTGCCGTGGCGGTCGCATGTTCGCTCCTACCAAGATCTGGCGCCGTTGGCATAGGAGAGTAAACGTGAACCAGAAACGATACGCCATCGTTTCGGCCATTGCTGCTTCTGCGATCCCATCTCTTGTTCAAGCTCGCGGTCACAGAATCGAGTCTGTTCCCGAGTTCCCACTGGTTATCAGTGACTCAGCTGAGAGCTTGGAGAAGACCTCTGCGGCTCTCAAGGCTTTGAAGCAGATCGGAGCTGCCCCCGACGCCGATAAGGCAAAGGAGAGCCATTCGATTCGTCCTGGGAAAGGTAAGATGAGGAACCGCCGCTACATTAACAGGAAGGGACCTCTTCTTGTGTATGGTTCCGAAGGCGCGAAGCTCGTGAAGGCTTTCAGGAACATTCCCGGGATTGATATTGTGAATGTGGAGAGGTTGAATCTTTTGAAGCTGGCTCCTGGTGGCCACCTTGGGAGGTTTGTGATTTGGACCAAGTCGGCTTTCGAGAAGCTCGATTCGATCTATGGTTCGTTCGATAAGGCCTCTGAGAAGAAGAAGGGGTATGTTCTACCTAGGTCCAAGATGTTGAATGCTGATTTGGCTAGGATTATCAACTCTGATGAGGTGCAGAGCGTTGTGAAGCCAATCAAGAAGGAAGTGAAGAAGGCTCCATTGAAGAAGAACCCACTCAAGAACCTGAATGCGATGTTGAAGCTCAACCCATATGCTAAGACCGCGAGGAGAATGTCGCTATTGGCTGAGGCTGATCGTGTTAAGGCCAAGAAGGAGAAGCTCGAGAAGAAGCGGTCGCCAATCACTAAG